One Microvirga thermotolerans DNA window includes the following coding sequences:
- the tilS gene encoding tRNA lysidine(34) synthetase TilS, whose translation MTRSPAFADLASAERLDVLFASLSSARAVLAAVSGGPDSTALMHLLALWREAGNRPPVLVATVDHGLRPEAAREAAFVAEGAARLGLPHRTLRWTGPKPGTGLQEAARDARYGLLARLAREEGATHLVTAHTLDDQAETVLMRLARGSGLTGLGGMRPERDRDGLRHVRPLLDWPKRALLDLCRREGWPYVEDPSNADERFARVRWRRLMPSLAAEGMTAERLALLARRARRAEEALEAKAAEALARARPESGEGGLELDATPLAEEPFEIALRFFVHALGQAGMRIESGRLQRLEACTDRLREALAKGEGLRVSIAGALVRLDARGRLAIAPEPPRRRGRTEVHRRPA comes from the coding sequence GTGACCCGCTCCCCCGCCTTCGCCGACCTCGCCTCCGCCGAACGGCTGGATGTCCTTTTCGCCTCCCTGTCGTCCGCCCGCGCCGTCCTCGCCGCCGTGTCCGGCGGTCCCGACTCGACGGCCCTCATGCATCTCCTGGCTCTCTGGCGCGAGGCCGGAAACCGGCCCCCGGTCCTCGTCGCCACCGTCGATCACGGCCTGCGGCCGGAGGCGGCGCGGGAGGCCGCCTTCGTCGCAGAGGGCGCCGCGCGCCTCGGCCTTCCGCACCGCACCCTGCGCTGGACCGGGCCGAAGCCCGGCACGGGCCTTCAGGAGGCGGCCCGGGACGCCCGCTACGGCCTTCTCGCCCGCCTCGCCCGCGAGGAAGGCGCGACCCATCTCGTCACCGCCCATACCCTGGACGACCAGGCCGAGACGGTCCTCATGCGGCTGGCGCGCGGCTCCGGCCTCACGGGGCTCGGCGGGATGCGCCCCGAGCGGGACCGGGACGGGCTGCGCCATGTCCGCCCGCTCCTCGACTGGCCCAAGCGCGCGCTCCTCGACCTCTGCCGCCGGGAGGGCTGGCCCTATGTGGAGGATCCGTCCAACGCGGACGAACGCTTCGCGCGGGTGCGCTGGCGCCGGCTGATGCCGTCCCTCGCCGCCGAGGGGATGACCGCCGAGCGCCTCGCGCTCCTCGCCCGCCGGGCCCGCCGGGCGGAGGAGGCGCTGGAGGCCAAGGCCGCCGAGGCCCTGGCCCGCGCCCGGCCCGAGTCCGGGGAGGGCGGCCTGGAGCTCGATGCCACCCCTCTCGCCGAGGAGCCCTTCGAGATCGCGCTGCGCTTCTTCGTTCATGCGCTCGGGCAGGCGGGGATGAGGATCGAGAGCGGCCGCCTGCAGCGCCTGGAGGCCTGCACGGACCGGCTCCGGGAGGCCCTGGCGAAAGGGGAGGGACTCCGGGTCAGCATCGCCGGGGCGCTGGTCAGGCTCGATGCGCGGGGCCGCCTCGCCATCGCGCCGGAGCCGCCCCGCCGGCGCGGGCGGACGGAGGTTCATCGAAGGCCCGCATGA
- the ftsH gene encoding ATP-dependent zinc metalloprotease FtsH, with protein sequence MNSNFRNFALWVVIFLLVLALVTLFQSPGHRGGSGDIAYSQLLSDADAGRISNVVISGPEISGTYTDGRTFTTYAPNDPTLVSKLQQKGVQITARPQSDSTPWFIAVLMNILPIALFIGAWVFLSRQMQNGAGRAMGFGKSKAKLLTEAHGRVTFDDVAGVDEAKEDLQEIVEFLRDPQKFQRLGGRIPRGVLLVGPPGTGKTLTARAVAGEANVPFFTISGSDFVEMFVGVGASRVRDMFDQAKKNAPCIIFIDEIDAVGRHRGAGLGGGNDEREQTLNQLLVEMDGFEANEGIIIIAATNRPDVLDPALLRPGRFDRQIVVPNPDVTGREKILRVHVRKVPLAPDVDLKVIARGTPGFSGADLMNLVNEAALLAARRGKRIVTMHEFEDAKDKVMMGAERRTLVMTDDEKRLTAYHEAGHAIVALNVPATDPVHKATIIPRGRALGMVMQLPERDKLSMTFEQMTSRLAIMMGGRVAEEMIFGKEKVTSGAQSDIEQATRLARMMVTKWGFSPELGTVAYGENQDEVFLGMQMGRQQNVSEATAQKIDSEVRRLVEGGLADARRILTEKRNDLEILAKGLLEYETLTGDEIRNLLDGQPPIRDTADTVSSSRGSAVPTAGRGRPRESDGGMEPQPQV encoded by the coding sequence ATGAATTCAAATTTCCGCAATTTCGCCTTGTGGGTCGTCATTTTCCTTCTGGTCCTGGCGCTCGTGACGCTGTTCCAGAGCCCGGGCCATCGTGGCGGCAGCGGCGATATTGCCTACAGCCAGCTCCTCAGCGATGCCGATGCCGGCCGCATCTCCAACGTTGTGATCTCCGGTCCGGAGATCAGCGGCACCTACACGGACGGCCGCACCTTCACGACCTACGCGCCCAACGATCCGACCCTGGTGTCGAAGCTGCAGCAGAAGGGCGTGCAGATCACCGCCCGACCGCAATCGGACTCGACCCCCTGGTTCATCGCGGTGCTCATGAACATCCTGCCCATCGCGCTCTTCATCGGCGCCTGGGTGTTCCTGTCGCGCCAGATGCAGAACGGGGCGGGGCGGGCCATGGGCTTCGGCAAGTCCAAGGCCAAGCTTCTCACGGAGGCGCATGGCCGCGTGACCTTCGACGACGTCGCCGGCGTGGACGAGGCCAAGGAGGACCTGCAGGAGATCGTGGAGTTCCTGCGCGATCCGCAGAAGTTCCAGCGCCTCGGCGGCCGCATCCCGCGCGGCGTGCTGCTCGTCGGCCCTCCCGGTACGGGTAAGACTCTGACCGCCCGCGCCGTGGCGGGCGAGGCCAACGTGCCCTTCTTCACCATTTCCGGCTCGGACTTCGTCGAGATGTTCGTGGGCGTCGGCGCCTCGCGCGTCCGCGACATGTTCGACCAGGCCAAGAAGAACGCCCCCTGCATCATCTTCATCGACGAGATCGACGCGGTCGGCCGCCATCGCGGCGCCGGCCTGGGCGGCGGCAATGACGAGCGCGAGCAGACCCTCAACCAGCTCCTGGTGGAGATGGACGGCTTCGAGGCCAACGAGGGCATCATCATCATCGCGGCGACGAACCGCCCCGACGTGCTCGACCCAGCCCTCCTGCGGCCCGGCCGCTTCGACCGACAGATCGTGGTGCCGAACCCGGACGTCACCGGCCGCGAGAAGATCCTGCGCGTCCATGTGCGCAAGGTTCCGCTCGCCCCCGACGTGGACCTGAAGGTCATCGCCCGCGGCACTCCCGGCTTCTCCGGCGCCGACCTGATGAACCTGGTCAACGAGGCGGCCCTGCTGGCGGCCCGCCGCGGCAAGCGCATCGTCACCATGCACGAGTTCGAGGACGCCAAGGACAAGGTAATGATGGGCGCGGAGCGCCGCACCCTGGTCATGACCGACGACGAGAAGCGCCTGACCGCCTATCACGAGGCGGGGCACGCCATCGTCGCCCTCAACGTCCCCGCGACGGATCCGGTGCACAAGGCCACCATCATTCCCCGCGGCCGGGCGCTCGGCATGGTCATGCAGCTTCCCGAGCGCGACAAGCTCTCCATGACCTTCGAGCAGATGACCTCCCGCCTCGCCATCATGATGGGCGGCCGCGTCGCCGAGGAGATGATCTTCGGCAAGGAGAAGGTGACCTCGGGCGCCCAGTCGGACATCGAGCAGGCCACCCGCCTCGCCCGGATGATGGTGACCAAATGGGGCTTCTCCCCCGAGCTGGGCACCGTCGCCTACGGCGAGAACCAGGACGAGGTCTTCCTCGGCATGCAGATGGGCCGGCAGCAGAACGTGTCCGAAGCGACCGCCCAGAAGATCGACTCCGAGGTGCGCCGTCTGGTCGAGGGCGGCCTGGCGGATGCGCGCCGCATCCTGACCGAGAAGCGGAACGACCTCGAAATCCTGGCCAAGGGGCTCCTCGAATACGAGACCCTCACCGGCGACGAGATCCGCAACCTTCTCGACGGGCAGCCGCCGATCCGCGACACGGCGGACACGGTCTCCTCCAGCCGCGGCTCGGCCGTGCCGACCGCCGGCCGGGGCCGCCCGCGGGAGAGCGACGGCGGCATGGAGCCTCAGCCCCAGGTCTGA
- the glmM gene encoding phosphoglucosamine mutase codes for MRKYFGTDGIRGRANGVITPDLALKVGQAAGLMFQRGDYRHRVIIGKDTRLSGYMIENALVAGFTSVGMDVLLLGPMPTPAVAMLTRSMRCDLGVMISASHNPYEDNGIKLFGPDGFKLNDDVEREIESLIDSDLSLRLAGSSLLGRAKRIESADARYIEFAKRTLPRQLDLEGMRVVIDCANGAGYKVAPEALWELGAEVMSIGVEPNGFNINHEVGSTAPDALVHKVRELRADVGIALDGDADRVLIVDEKGHKVDGDQLMAVVARSWQEDGRLSQGGIVATVMSNLGLERFLGELGLSLVRTAVGDRYVLEHMRAHGFNLGGEQSGHIIMSDYTTTGDGLIAALQLLAVVKRLDRPVSEVCHCFEPLPQILKNVRYKSGQPLQSETVVKAIEAGRERLGARGRLVIRPSGTEPVIRVMAEGDDSDLIARVVDDVVDAVSRAASQTLADAPVKGAA; via the coding sequence GTGCGCAAATACTTCGGAACGGACGGCATCCGCGGCCGCGCCAACGGGGTCATCACGCCGGATCTCGCCCTCAAGGTGGGACAGGCGGCGGGCCTCATGTTCCAGCGGGGGGACTACCGGCACCGGGTCATCATCGGCAAGGATACCCGCCTGTCCGGCTACATGATCGAGAACGCCCTTGTGGCGGGCTTCACCTCCGTGGGGATGGACGTGCTCCTCCTCGGGCCGATGCCGACCCCGGCGGTCGCCATGCTGACGCGGTCCATGCGCTGCGACCTCGGCGTCATGATCTCCGCCTCCCACAACCCTTACGAGGACAACGGGATCAAGCTCTTCGGCCCGGACGGGTTCAAGCTCAACGACGACGTGGAGCGCGAGATCGAGAGCCTGATCGATTCCGACCTTTCGCTCCGCCTCGCCGGCTCCTCCCTGCTCGGCCGCGCCAAGCGCATCGAGAGCGCGGATGCCCGCTACATCGAATTCGCCAAGCGCACCCTGCCGCGCCAGCTCGACCTCGAGGGCATGCGCGTCGTGATCGACTGCGCCAACGGCGCCGGCTACAAGGTCGCTCCCGAGGCGCTGTGGGAGCTTGGCGCCGAGGTCATGTCCATCGGCGTCGAGCCCAACGGCTTCAACATCAATCACGAGGTCGGCTCCACCGCGCCCGACGCCCTCGTCCACAAGGTGCGCGAGCTGCGGGCGGACGTGGGCATCGCCCTCGACGGGGATGCCGACCGCGTGCTGATCGTCGACGAGAAGGGCCACAAGGTCGACGGCGACCAGCTCATGGCCGTCGTGGCCCGCTCCTGGCAGGAGGACGGACGCCTGTCGCAGGGCGGCATCGTCGCGACCGTCATGTCCAACCTGGGCCTCGAGCGCTTCCTCGGCGAACTGGGCCTGAGCCTCGTGCGCACCGCGGTGGGCGACCGCTACGTGCTGGAGCACATGCGCGCCCACGGCTTCAACCTCGGCGGCGAGCAGTCCGGCCACATCATCATGTCGGACTACACCACGACGGGCGACGGCCTCATCGCCGCGCTCCAGCTGCTCGCCGTGGTGAAGCGGCTCGACCGCCCGGTCTCCGAGGTCTGCCACTGCTTCGAGCCCCTGCCGCAGATCCTCAAGAACGTGCGCTACAAGTCCGGGCAGCCCCTGCAGTCCGAAACCGTGGTCAAGGCCATCGAGGCCGGGCGCGAGCGCCTGGGCGCCCGGGGCCGCCTCGTCATCCGGCCCTCCGGCACGGAGCCGGTCATCCGCGTCATGGCGGAGGGCGACGACAGCGACCTCATCGCCCGGGTGGTGGACGACGTGGTCGACGCGGTGAGCCGCGCCGCGAGCCAGACCCTCGCCGACGCGCCGGTCAAGGGCGCGGCGTAG
- a CDS encoding outer membrane protein produces MRRIAFVLAGLALCLGAPPARAVDLPPAPVLDDSDESDGAGWYLRGDIGLDEPVLRHGRDAGTADVPPLAKARLDRETALGAGIGYRLASWLRADLTVDHRFGGPYEGRRFGVSSLAFDRADFQATTVLVNAYLDLPLWSGVTPYLGAGIGIGRNRFDDAARLAGAEAVPLPSGTRTALAWALTGGVAIDLADRLKLDLAYRYTHLGGARTDLEGAQPPLRARSIGTQELRLGLRYAFQ; encoded by the coding sequence TTGCGCCGGATTGCGTTTGTCCTGGCGGGCCTGGCCCTGTGTCTCGGTGCGCCGCCCGCCCGGGCCGTCGACCTGCCGCCCGCCCCGGTGCTCGACGATTCCGACGAGAGCGACGGCGCCGGCTGGTACCTGCGCGGGGATATCGGACTCGACGAGCCGGTGCTGCGTCACGGACGCGATGCCGGAACGGCCGACGTGCCGCCCCTGGCCAAGGCGAGGCTCGACCGGGAGACCGCTCTCGGGGCGGGCATCGGCTACCGGCTGGCCTCCTGGCTCAGGGCCGACCTGACCGTCGACCACCGCTTCGGCGGGCCCTATGAAGGCCGCCGCTTCGGCGTGTCAAGCCTCGCTTTCGACCGGGCGGACTTCCAGGCCACGACCGTTCTCGTCAACGCCTATCTCGACCTGCCGCTGTGGAGCGGCGTCACGCCCTATCTCGGAGCGGGCATCGGGATCGGCCGCAACCGGTTCGACGATGCGGCGCGGTTGGCGGGGGCGGAGGCGGTTCCCCTGCCGTCGGGCACCAGGACCGCTCTCGCCTGGGCGCTCACGGGTGGCGTCGCCATCGACCTGGCAGATCGGCTCAAGCTGGATCTCGCCTACCGCTACACGCATCTGGGCGGGGCCCGTACCGACCTCGAAGGAGCGCAGCCGCCGCTCCGCGCGCGGAGCATCGGCACGCAGGAGCTCCGCCTCGGCCTGCGCTACGCATTCCAGTAG
- a CDS encoding efflux RND transporter permease subunit, with translation MQVSDLFIRRPVFAVVVSLLLVVGGLASLINLPVREYPSVDRPVVSVSTIYRGASNEVIESRVTEVIEGAVAGIEGIRQINSQSQNERSSVSIEFDVSRDPEGATSDVRDAVFRVVGRLPDGVDQPVIRKVDDNASAIMWISVTSTTYDALELSDFLKRVYVDRLSTVPGVANVYLAGERRYAMRIWVDRAALAARNLTVQDLESAIKKQNVELPGGRIESLQREFTVKTDSRLASPRDFEQVIVSNKNGHLVRLGEVAKVEVGAQDTRFEFYDSGKTAVGIGIVRQSTANTLSVANDVRAELAKLNESLPPGTAAEVSYDESQFISASINGVLRTLVEGLILVVLVILLFLRDWRSTIVAMVAIPVSIIAAFMVMSYFNASVNVLTLLAIVLAIGIVVDDAIVEIENVHRRIEEGQPPLLASFDGAREIGFAVIATTATLMAVFVPLAFMTGNTGKLFREFAITLAAAIFFSGVVARTLTPMLCSKLMVPAHGRIQTMTEPFFTGMNNAYRRLLSKALNAPLVILAMGVAVSFAAYGLFQMIPQEFAPTEDRGAIIVQISAPEGASLDYTRERVKEVERQIIPYRDKGIVASITSQVAPGFARPSPVNSGIIIVRLVPWDKRTMKQQQLTQELFGKVSNFPGARAFPINPGSLGQRGLSQPIQFVLGGPDYDTLRQWRDIVMQKAQETGLFVNMDSNYKESQPDIRVRIDRARAADLGVSVEDIGRTLELMFGETEISTFVSRGEEYGVIIRGRPEDRATPNDLTNTFIRAANGDLVPLSSFVTLAETAAPQTLNRFDRLRSITIQSSLRPGVSIGEGLDALERIVQENLPAEARIGYTGQSKDFRESSNAIYVTFGMALLVVFLVLAAQFESWINPFIIMLTVPLAVTGGLAALALTGQSLNIYSQIGMILLIGLMTKNGILIVEFSNQLRERGYTVRDAVVEASVLRLRPILMTSIAMIGGAIPLAWSSGAGAEARNAIGSVIVGGVTLSTLLTVLVVPSIYLLIGGYTRPATYVSDLIETLRAQTGLRPHGEELGGPTEHRPPAHPAE, from the coding sequence ATGCAGGTTTCCGACCTCTTCATCCGCCGTCCCGTCTTCGCCGTCGTGGTCAGCCTGCTGCTGGTCGTGGGCGGCCTCGCCTCGCTCATCAACCTGCCGGTGCGGGAATATCCGAGCGTCGACCGGCCCGTCGTGTCCGTCTCGACGATCTATCGCGGCGCGTCCAACGAGGTGATCGAAAGCCGCGTGACGGAGGTGATCGAAGGCGCCGTCGCCGGCATCGAGGGCATCCGGCAGATCAACTCGCAGAGCCAGAACGAGCGCTCCTCCGTCTCCATCGAGTTCGACGTGTCGCGGGATCCGGAAGGCGCGACCTCCGACGTGCGCGACGCGGTGTTCCGGGTCGTGGGGCGCCTGCCCGACGGAGTCGATCAGCCGGTCATCCGCAAGGTGGACGACAACGCCTCCGCGATCATGTGGATCAGCGTCACCTCCACCACCTACGACGCGCTGGAGCTGAGCGACTTCCTCAAGCGCGTCTACGTGGACCGGCTCTCCACGGTTCCGGGCGTCGCCAACGTCTACCTCGCCGGCGAGCGGCGCTATGCCATGCGGATCTGGGTCGACCGGGCGGCGCTCGCCGCCCGCAACCTCACGGTCCAGGACCTGGAGAGCGCCATCAAGAAGCAGAACGTGGAGCTGCCGGGCGGGCGCATCGAATCCCTTCAGCGCGAGTTCACGGTGAAGACCGATTCCCGCCTCGCCTCTCCGCGCGACTTCGAGCAGGTCATCGTCTCCAACAAGAACGGCCACCTCGTCCGTCTCGGCGAGGTGGCGAAGGTCGAGGTGGGCGCGCAGGACACGCGCTTCGAGTTCTACGACTCGGGCAAGACCGCCGTCGGCATTGGCATCGTGCGCCAGTCCACCGCCAACACGCTCTCCGTGGCCAACGACGTGCGCGCGGAGCTCGCCAAGCTGAACGAGTCCCTGCCGCCAGGAACCGCGGCGGAGGTGTCCTACGACGAGAGCCAGTTCATCAGCGCGTCGATCAACGGCGTGCTGCGCACGCTGGTGGAGGGCCTCATCCTCGTCGTCCTGGTGATCCTGCTGTTCCTGCGCGACTGGCGGTCCACCATCGTCGCCATGGTGGCGATTCCCGTCTCCATCATCGCCGCCTTCATGGTGATGAGCTACTTCAACGCCTCGGTGAACGTGCTGACGCTGCTCGCCATCGTGCTCGCCATCGGCATCGTGGTGGACGACGCCATCGTGGAGATCGAGAACGTCCACCGGCGCATCGAGGAGGGGCAGCCGCCGCTCCTCGCCTCCTTCGACGGAGCGCGGGAGATCGGGTTCGCGGTGATCGCCACCACGGCGACGCTCATGGCCGTGTTCGTGCCGCTGGCCTTCATGACCGGCAACACCGGCAAGCTGTTCCGCGAGTTCGCCATCACCCTCGCCGCGGCGATCTTCTTCTCCGGCGTGGTGGCCCGGACGCTCACGCCCATGCTCTGCTCCAAGCTGATGGTGCCGGCCCACGGCCGCATCCAGACGATGACGGAGCCGTTCTTCACGGGCATGAACAACGCCTACCGCCGCCTCCTCTCGAAGGCCCTCAACGCGCCGCTGGTGATCCTCGCCATGGGTGTCGCCGTGTCCTTCGCGGCTTACGGCCTGTTCCAGATGATTCCGCAGGAGTTCGCGCCGACCGAGGACCGGGGTGCGATCATCGTGCAGATCAGCGCGCCCGAGGGCGCGAGCCTCGACTACACCCGCGAGCGGGTGAAGGAGGTCGAGCGGCAGATCATCCCCTACCGGGACAAGGGCATCGTCGCCTCGATCACGAGCCAGGTCGCGCCCGGCTTCGCGCGGCCCTCGCCGGTCAATTCCGGCATCATCATCGTGCGCCTCGTCCCCTGGGACAAGCGCACCATGAAGCAGCAGCAGCTGACCCAGGAGCTGTTCGGCAAGGTCTCCAACTTCCCCGGCGCCCGCGCCTTCCCCATCAACCCGGGCTCCCTCGGCCAGCGCGGCCTGTCGCAGCCGATCCAGTTCGTGCTCGGCGGGCCCGACTACGACACCCTGCGGCAGTGGCGGGACATCGTGATGCAGAAGGCCCAGGAGACCGGGCTCTTCGTCAACATGGATTCCAACTACAAGGAGTCGCAGCCCGACATCCGCGTGCGCATCGACCGCGCCCGCGCCGCCGACCTCGGCGTTTCGGTGGAGGATATCGGCCGCACCCTGGAGCTGATGTTCGGCGAGACCGAGATCTCGACCTTCGTCAGCCGCGGCGAGGAATACGGGGTCATCATCCGCGGCCGCCCCGAGGACAGGGCGACGCCGAACGACCTGACCAACACCTTCATCCGCGCCGCGAACGGCGATCTCGTGCCCCTCTCCTCCTTCGTGACCCTCGCCGAGACCGCGGCGCCGCAGACGCTCAACCGCTTCGACCGGCTGCGCTCCATCACGATCCAGTCGTCCCTTCGCCCCGGCGTGTCGATCGGCGAGGGCCTCGACGCCCTCGAACGGATCGTGCAGGAAAACCTGCCCGCGGAGGCGCGGATCGGCTACACCGGCCAGTCGAAAGACTTCCGCGAATCCTCCAACGCGATCTACGTCACGTTCGGCATGGCGCTGCTCGTGGTCTTCCTGGTGCTGGCGGCCCAGTTCGAGAGCTGGATCAACCCGTTCATCATCATGCTCACCGTGCCGCTGGCCGTCACCGGCGGGCTGGCGGCGCTGGCGCTGACGGGTCAGTCCCTCAACATCTACAGCCAGATCGGCATGATCCTGCTCATCGGCCTCATGACGAAGAACGGCATCCTCATCGTCGAGTTCTCGAACCAGCTGCGCGAGCGCGGCTATACGGTGCGGGACGCGGTGGTCGAGGCGTCCGTGCTGCGCCTGCGCCCGATCCTGATGACGTCGATCGCCATGATCGGCGGCGCCATCCCCCTCGCCTGGTCCTCCGGCGCTGGCGCCGAGGCCCGCAACGCCATCGGCTCCGTGATCGTCGGCGGCGTCACCCTCTCGACGCTCCTGACGGTTCTCGTGGTGCCGTCGATCTACCTTCTCATCGGCGGCTATACCAGGCCCGCCACCTACGTGAGCGACCTGATCGAGACCCTGCGTGCCCAGACCGGCCTGCGTCCGCACGGAGAGGAGCTGGGCGGCCCGACCGAGCACCGCCCGCCCGCACATCCGGCGGAATGA